gagtctcataattcatcacttcaacatatctttctgaaagttagaatatcattattaatattatttattcagaAAAATTTAAAGGCTCTAGGAGGTTTTGAGAAAAACCCTGCAATCAGGAAAAATTTCCTGCAtcttttacaaacatttttcttcttcttctaataCATGTGTGCTTTCCGAACAAGAAATTATTGAAGCAAGAACACCTTAAGCTGATGGTCAATCAGTAAGCTTATAGAAGTCTTCAGACATTGTCAGTAGAACGAAAGTATAGTAACATCATCTTAACCATCAGGAACACCCCTATCTAGCAACTTTATGGGAAAATGGAGACATGCACTTCATATAGACCCCTGGCAGACATCATGTACGCCTCATGGTCTGCCATTTAAGGACAAATGCATGTTTCATCAAAGATTACGGCCAATGCAAGAGGTCTATTGATTTACATTCAAAGGCGCTTACATgtagcactattggtaattactcaaaataattattagcacaaaaccttacttggtaacgagtaatggggagctgttgatagtttaaacattgtgagaaacagctccatctgaatttcgagaaagaagaaattttccacggatttgattttgagacatcataataagattttgaggtctcaaaaccaagaggagtctgaaagcacacaacttcgtgtgacaagggtgttttttctttcattattatctcccaactttgacgaccgattgagctcaaattttccaaggtttgttattttatgcatatgttgagatacacgaagtgagaagacaattacTCCCAAAGTGGTACCACCAAGATGTATCGTGAGGGATGACATCATGTGAATAAGGTCTTACCATAACCTTGATGGCTAATTCTGATGTGGCTATGATTTCCCCCCAAATAGGATATGAGGGAATTACTGAAATGTGTTTATTGAAGCTAAATTTGTACCTAAGATACTTACAAATGGATTGACAGGCAAGATGCCATGGCCCATGATGTACTGGGGGTTGAACAACGGCATCCCTGGTGGCAAGTTTGGTGGTCCTTTATCTGCAAAGAAGGCCAGGGACATTTCACATCACTTATATATGGgggaaaaaactgtgaccccttGATAATAACTGATAGGTGCAGTCGACTTGGGCCAAGCAATGCTAAGTAGATCAGGACCTAGCAATATTCACTGgaccaatagaccgtattgaacaTGACGTCACCCGGCtaaaatatctgacctacaagatggcatcAGTACGTGTGtatgtgcgtgcatgtgccgtagaaatcaaaccgggaatgtggCGTGGTGCATGCTTtgatgatgtacgcgtttggacgcgcatacggtttgccctacaagatggcaacttttcatagcaaaaagtggttattcaatacggtctatggCCCAAGTCCAGCAAGGCCGTGTCTGAATGGGCGGAtatggctacagctagattgCCATGACATCATGCACTGAAGTATACGACGTCCTAAGCAACAGATGTAGCCATAGTAAGAGCCGTCAATCTGAATTCAGCCATACTATTCACATAGGAACAGTACCCTCTCAGCCACACAAGTATGGCATCCTGCCGCTTTTCATGAACATGTACAACTTGGAAGGTTTCACAACTTTTTGGCGCTGTTTCCAAATATATCTCTCTACTAAACAAGTCTAGTAAATGTATTCCTGGCTAGGTCTTGAAGGTCTGAAATGCAAGCCTGGAGGTCTACTAAAGATTTCCCCTGGAATTCAAACCCTGTTGATAGTAAACTGTTGACTGGCTGATCAGAAGATAATGATAAGTTTCTTCAGACGTTACGTCGGTAGAACGAAAGTATCTTAGCATCATTTCAGCACTTGTGATTTCAGTTGAACCTATACTAACTGACCATTTCAAAAATGATGATACTAACATCATGTGGTGGAATACCTTCAGCCTCTGTACGGGTAGACTAAACCCTTGAGAATTAAGTCCCACCTATGTAGTTACTGCATGCAGGCTGTCCATAGCTATGATATGGAAGGAATGCGCGCACATGCAGTAACTATGTGAGAGTTCAtgattccatgtacagccacaggcccATTTTGGTAGTGATGACACTGAACTTAGAAACAGCCATAACCTTTCTATTTCAGGAGTTAATATTTTAGAAGTTTGAAGTCAACAAGCAAGGTCAAGGTCACTTATGTAGACATACTTCATGTACCAAGAAGGGACACTGGGTTTGTGACAGCAGATGAAACATCCACATGCATGAAGGACAGGAACATCTGGGGACATCTTCATGAACATAATTGACACCactcaaaataaaagaaacttACTTGATGTAAGTGATGATTTGAATGCTGATGATCCAACGGATGTAACCGATGTGAGTCCTGATGACATTCCACTGACTGTATTATAGCTGGATGTAGTCAGCGATGACGTACTGGCATTAGAGGTCATTGACGAGTGACTATTAAGACTGGATGACGTCGGATGACTGTGATCCATACCATGCTGTGGCCATCAAACACAAAgatatattgatttatttatttgatttgttgattgattgactgatttaTTTACACTTGTAACAGCGCAAGCtctgggccaagtttcatgcctctacttactgtaagcaaagaacaggcgcttacggaagcagggaattccgagCTTACATCAAGTGTATTTCCCAAgctagcagggaatttttgcttgtgtgtgtGCGTATTCCACGTTACTAagcattcttcacttacacagcGGGGCAGagaatattattatcattgggaagtggacagggaatgggTTTTTTGTaacgttaggaatgggtggGCCAGGATTGTAGCCATacctgtagccaaagtcgccattTCGAACATTGCCTTAGTTTCCTACTCCCATGTCTACATTAATTCCACTGTGAACAATGCATGCAGAGAATTTATTTCATCCTCTATACAAACCTAACCTAATCAAGCGAAATACCATACCATACCAGCTTTGTAGCATTGAATGCCACATAGTAAGCAAAGGGCTATTTACTCCAACACTAAAATCGTCGAATAACTAGCTGTGGTAATTAGAGATGGATTTTGATGGGATTGATGGGTTTATTGACCCATATTCCCCAGAAGGCTTTCTGACTGGTACAATAGCAATCATAATCCTCCAGACTATAGCACTTCAATACAAACTCAAATACTCTTCATGCCTCAAGCGAAGCATGGCCACGCGGTACTGAATCATCCACCAAAATCGGTTTAGGATTGGGTTAAGGTCTACACTGACCTGTGAAGAGTTCAATCTGCCGTCCAGACCTCCCAATTTGTTGCTGCTCAGCTGTGCTACCTGTGCGCCACTCTGTGATGGCATAGAGTTTGATACAGTCGTTCCAGTCATATGCCCTGAGCTTGACATTCCACTGACTGAGCTAGATAGTCCCGAGGGTTGTGTGCTCATTGTGCTTGGTCCACTGGACAGACCGCCTGCGGTCAAGCCACCACTGGATGATAGTCCACTTGTTGAATGACTGCTGAGACCTGACGTTTGGTGACCGCTCCCACCGAGACTCGAACTGTTCAGCGCGGAGCCGCCGAGGCTAGAGCTGCCAAGATTGGAGGTACCCAAGTTGCTCCCGCCGAGGTTGGACTGGGCGAGGTTGTTTGCGCCCATGCCCGAGTTGGGGTGACTGCTGGCGTTCATGTTGGAGCCTGAGTAGCCGTGGGGCATGTTGGACAAACCGCTGGGCAGACTGACCTGAGAATGGACAGTTGTTGTCATCGCAGTAGCACTTGTTGGATGGTAGGAGTTTTGTGTCTGAAGGTCAAGAAATAACTTGTATTAAAATGgcacaatttttacaaaaactctCACATTTTGAAcatcaaaaaaataatgaatatgATCTGGAGGTAGGAGGGCAAATttcaatggaaatttggttggtaagcctgtttttatcaaggaagaaattccatgctaagcaaatttttgtgcttagcagcttacacactgtgagaaacatttcatgcagaaacgtcaatcagtttcaaatattttaaaaatttaggTCAGGGAAAATGGTCATTAAGTATACATCAGCCATACCCAGTGCTTTCGGTTCAGTAAAAACTTTgattcaaaatatattttactgTTCGGAACTACATACCTGTCTCATTTGCTGATTACCATGAGACGCTAATCCCATCTGTGAGTGTAGACCCGTAGACGCTTGCATACCACTCGGTGACTGGGACATGGCGTTGCTTGCTAGGCTCGTTGGATGTGTCCCTAGGGAGGATAGCTGCAATGGCATGGAAGGTGTATGGTACGGACCGGACTGTAGCTTATCTGTCTTACCTATAAGAGGGAGTAGGGAGAGAAGAACAATCACCAAACAGTTATCTCAGTGGGTTAGTTTTAGGTTGGACGTTTATCAAGTGtgacttttggtaattttcgaCAAGGCTGATCAGTAAAGTCTTTTATGACGTGATCTTCAGATATAGTCAGTAGAACGAAAGTATTGACACATCATCTCAGCCATGGAGTACGAAGGAAATcagaggtcgatttcacaaagagttaggactagtcctaactaaggactagtcctaagatatATACAAAACATATGGCTAGTTCGAAGTTaggtaacttgtcctaactcgagataagactagtcctaactctttgtgaaatccacccctggacaatAATACCCTGTTTCTATGCATAACTTGTttgcttaaagggtttgggtactttttgtaaagaaaCCTTGACGTTGTCTTCACTCCTGGATTTCAGATTTAGAAAGTTTGTACTTACCATCCATCTGCTGGGTAGGTGATGCTTTCTGTGCATTCATAAATCCCACTTGGTTTTGATTTGGCATTGGGATGGGCTCAGGAGCCATCTGGAGGAGAAACAAAAAACCTAACCATTAAAACAGAATAAGCTTCTGGAATACTTCCATGAAATTTGGTAATCAAAACAACTGCAAAACACACTGAAACCAGCTGATGCAAACTTGTAAGTGcgtgaattttttgtttgtttcctacTACATGCTCATAAAACCCAAGTTCTTTCGCTGTCAGCCTTTTTGTCCAACAACAGGGTTGCCCTTTACTCtgtcagtgactagccagcaggatcAGTTTGTTGTTTCACTAGACAATCGGCTTTTCCACTTGTCAAAGTCTGAATGTTTCCTTCTGACGTCATTTGTATGGGACTTAAATTTGAGACCCTATAAACAACTTGTGCAGTGAGTAGTTCCATTGTACATAGCAGAGTCGTCCAGATGGTTGAGTGTGAGTTATTGATAATGGTGACTCAACTCAAAGTAAGAATTATCAGGATTAGAGTCTGAGTAACTGATTATGGCGACTCAAGTCAAAGTAATCGAACTACCTCAGTTGAAGAGTTAGGAGCCATAAAATCTGTTACACGGAGTtacgtgaacacacaaagtgttggACTTATATGTAGTCTTGTGAGCTCTCTCTAGTGTTGCATCAATATATTACAATCTGACCTGTTTCTGAGGTGCTTGGCCGTAGATAGATCTCTGCTCCAATGTTGTTGGGATCGGCGAGGCTGTGCTGGCGGTTAAGAGCGTGTTCATTGCTGACGATGGGTAGTTATCGCCTTGTTTGTTGGGATAGTTGGACAGGTGGCTTGGGGCCGTTACAGCTGCTGACTCACCCATGCTGCAAACAATCATCAATAAAATCGGAGGTTTCAATATTCGCTATTGCTTCTGCATACTGCTCAAGAAATCTTTGCATACTGGCagagtgaaaaaaaatcactgtatAGCTACAAACTACAGTGCACTTTGTGTTAATTGTTATCTTAGATTctgtattgttgtttatttgttcttcCTTCGCTCTGCTTTATTTTTGATAATATAAATGATTTGCTTTATAGTTtgcccaggcctggaatttcaacttaagaggccattttaatttttcaaatggCACTTCCATTAATACATTTGAAACAtctttgagaaacttttgattagggcatcaaggccaagactcGGGACAACAGAGTCAGGGACAACAAAGGCCACACAATTCAAGGCATGCTTGGCCATGACCCAgaccaaagctctggtgttgttagcagcagagtgttggtttgacaaacggtcatgacacttgcgcccttgagcaaggcacttaaccatacaCGCTTCATTAAACattggaaggtagtgcattctgctctaccagcctgGGTCCGAGTaaatgacacccatgcctacatccttatggactgtgaagggtaaccctgtttcagcccctggAGTAGAGTAGTAACGTGCCCCTAATGGcaattgatttgggtcgatagctcAAAGCAGGTAAGCGTATCTCTCACCTAGAAGTGGCCGTCCAGCCTTGTGAGGCGAtctctcatcattttttttaaaaacgtttACAGAGAAACCCATTCTTACCTGTATGATGGCATAGCTGAAGGTAGCTGGCCAGACGATGGCATTGGGACAGACCCTTGCAGCGATGTGCTGCTTGGAGGAACTCCAGCCATCATACTAGACACACCAAAATCAACCGATGGTTCAAGATCCATTGCACCGAATTGAACATCAAGAACACCCAGTCCTCTTGCTGATACTGGCATCTCAACAGCTGACAGAGGAATCTGATAACCACAAGAACGTTTCAAGATTAGCACTTTGAGAAGCTGTTACCTTTTTAGTGACTGGCTTCGGCAAAACctgttttttttgcagaaaactTCAATATTTTCTCACAAGGAATGTTGCCACATGATTCTGTTTCTTTCATGAGCTTGTTGATTGGTTGTTAGTAAGATGGTTAAAGAATAGTACAGGTAGTACCTCATAGCAGGTGGAGGCATTcccttgtatttttgttgttgtagattttttatttattttgagagTTCTCTTAGAAGTCTTGTCTTACTTTGAGACTGTCATTTGATAAGCTTTTTGAATAGTGGATTTGGGGATTGTTGAAGAATGTGAACAAGTCTTACCTAAGTGGATGGTGGAGGCATTCTCTCTTAAGTAGATTATGTTCTATGTTGAGAGTGCTCTTTAATGAGCTTATTAATTAGTGGATTTTTAGGGATTGTTGAAGAATGTGTACAGGTCTTACCTTAGTGGATGGTGGTGGCATTCTCTTCTTTGTTGGTTTTGATGCTTGCTGTGACTGAGCTCTTTGCTGGGCCTGTTGATTTGCACTCGCCTCCTGTCCTGGCACTCCTTGCCCTGGTGGCATGCCCATCTACTCATGCAATACAGACACATcattcaaaataacaaaattgtataTTTGTCAGATTGTCATGATCTTACTCACACCTTCAAGGCACTACATGATTCAGCTCCACCCTACATACAAAATCTGAAGACGCCCCCCACACAACAAGACCAGGCCTAAGATCTATCACGAATACGCTTGATTTTCCTCCATATCGCTTGGCCAGTTACTGGGACAACATAGCACCAAGACACTGGAGGTCATTTCTTGAAGACCTcagacaaataaacaacatcactctcttccaggcAGAAATTgaaacacacttgttcatgcTTGCTTTCCTATTAATTTGACAGTACTTTAACCTTAGTTTCTACTAGACCGGCGCCTGTAAATGGTTTACAGGAAAGTGTGCCTTACAAATGCTGTATTATTATATAAAGCAAGCTTTCTGGTCCAGCTTCTGGCTGGCCAGAGACAGAACCAGTGATAGAGACAGAAACAGCAATAAGAACACCCTTTTACCAGATGActcaaaaaacacaaacaagcttGGGAAAAACTATGCCTAAAATGCTTCAGGAAACCCATTTGATTCCCCAATATtggccaatacttttttttctgggtGTAAGGGAAGGGGGATGGGGGATGGGGTGTGAATTCAACAACAGTGAAGAGAtgaagcaatgggagacttatgAAGGCTAGGAGGCtggcagcagccgatttcacaaaacgctagtaTTAATCCTATTgggagtaacccgtcctaacttaggatgggtttgaTGTGcataacgtctatggatacagaactgaactcgtcctaagtcctaagattaatcccaagttaggaagagtttggtgaaatcgacggcaggtgcATCAATAACATAGTCCTGAGCATGTACACATTACCAAGGACAATGGtttaacctggtaagtctgatGCCACCtacgtcccaaaagtctccccaCTGTAGAAGAAAACCTTGGCTATATTTGTTTAAAGTCTTACCTGATTGACCTTGTTGTCATTGGCCGAGATGGGGGGTTGAGGTTTGATCTCTCCGTACTGGCTGAACACGTTTGAAGACTGTCTCTGAGAAGACATAGGGTCAGACATACTCGCTGGTGCACCCGACGTCAGCTGAGAGGTGACGTTAGAGGCGTGGGGGGTGGACTTGCCAAATAACGCTGCAAGGTCAATCCTACAGGGGAATGCAATATAAAGCCAATAGCAGTGGAACGTTTAATGTGTGATGATGGTGAAAAAACTTATAAGGTGCTAATCCGTCAAGATCATAGCGTGCATAAAAGCAAATTACATTGGGAAAAGGGGAGTCTTTTGACTTTTACGAAATGTGGATAAAGTAACATATTCACGAATGACAGTAgaaagattgttccaaatctaGGCCCAGCTACACTAGGCAAAGTATGTAGGTTcagaggcattgcatggtaatgtatcaatatatataaCTTCAATAACTTGTCTAGTTATTTATCTCTGGACATGGAGTAGATTTTGCAATACAGAAGactacttagttctgaaaagaattgtcctgcttattaactactactgGGCAAAAGCCAGGACTATTACTTATGCTTAGTGGATTGAAGGGACTTATTTCTCGCTATTATCTTCACTgctgcagagtgagttcttttagtggatcgaggggacttctcgttattaacttcactttCTTagttggtctcaatgtttcatcTAGCCTGCTCTATTCATCGTCAAAACACTGAGCAAAGGTTACCTAACTTTTGTAGGTTTACTTATAGAAGGTTAATTGCAGTAATTTCAAGTAAGTCCTCTACTGTTTGACCACCTCAATGTGTCTTACCTTGTGAAGTTCTCAGGAGCTGAGCTGGTATGGGAATCCTCCATGCTGTACGAGTTTATAACGTCCCTTCAGAAAAGAAAGTAATTATGAATCATGTCATACCACTATTTAGCTATGTATAAAACGTGTTcaggccgtgtccaaattggtggctacggctgcggctacgaccgttgccaggggtgttgctaagggcttcctatacttcaatgcatgatgatgcggcgatccggccgtagcagtggccgtagccgccaattcggatccggCCTCAGTTTGGTTAAAAGGCCAGGTATAGGAATGCTGACAAAACCTAGGATCAAATAGAGCTGCATACTTGTGCGACAGAAGAAATTGTAGGAAACCAGTCATAGAGAGAACACATGCTATGGTTTTTGAAATTctgaatacaaaataacaagatAAGTCTTTTCTACCGGAATATTCTGGCTGTGTCAAGGATTGTGAGTGTGTGCCCACAGGATCAGTCCTTTGCGCCTAAAATGTGCCCGACTTTTGAGAAGCTGCCATACTCTCTTTACGATGTTTTTCTAGGAAACTATAAAAAACTCTCTGTGCATATGACTCACCTCTGCTGCATTGAAGGCATGACGCTAGATTGCTGTTGCATTGTAGCAGCCATGGACTGCGGCTGCCCCATGGATGAAGATTGCACTGCCAGTGACTGGCCCATAGAGGGCGCCATGGAGCTGACCGACATCGTTGCTGGCATAGAGGGCGGCATTTGGGCGTTGGTGGACAGAGGAGATTGCTGGGGCTGAGCCGAGGGCTGCTGAACAGAATTGTTGGGAATTTCGGATGTTTGACCGGGACTGGGTGTAAACACTTTACTCTCTGCCAACTGCAATAGTTAGTCAATCAAATGTGAGTTCATGTACATAAAGGAAAAATGGGACAGAATTGAAATACTGAGCTAAAATACCACAATCTTACCATAGATTGTGTTTCTGACGTCACAAAATGTGACTTTTTCAAACCCTAGTTTTGTTTGAATATGACCTTGTTCAACTAAAGCAACTTGACTGGTCGAGAAGCCATACATATGAAATAGAAAAGCTTGTACTCTCTACATCAGAGGAATATCTAGAAAACGCTGGTCATAAAACGAACCCGGTAGGTGATAATCGGAGTAATGTCTAGGGAATATCTAGAAAACGCTGGTCATAAAACGAACCCGGTAGGTGATAATCGGAGTAATGTCTAGGGAATATCTAGAAAACGCTGGTCATAAAACGAACCCGGTAGGTGATAATCGGAGTAATGTCTAGGGAATTCAGGAAATGCCATTTTATACAAATGACCCACAATGTCTCAGTAATTGATAGTTGATAATCAGCGCCATGTCTATGGAGTTAGGAATgccatttcaaagggcacttccgcTGGATTATGAAGTCTATTGGAaatatttgaaggggcacaaaggcaaagaCTAAGGGCAACACAGGCCACAATGTAATTTCAGGCCTACCATTTCATGAAAATGGCCCACAACACAAAGGTAACTGGTAGTTGAGATTCAGAGAAATACTGTTTTATAGAAAAGACCTAACAGAACTTCCGGTAAACCGGTACTTGATAATCTTACATCACCACTCCAGTCATCCGCCGTCCAGCTGTCTGTAGCTATCGCACTCCCATCCCAGGCTGAAACAGTGAAATCACCCACTACAATTATTCGTTAGATATAGTGGCTTCGGTTGAC
Above is a genomic segment from Asterias rubens chromosome 10, eAstRub1.3, whole genome shotgun sequence containing:
- the LOC117295390 gene encoding ubiquitin-associated protein 2-like isoform X7 — translated: MMSSMGSTRGNTRSGARERPVAKSSSQTSTSKSGAGDTPVGKKATPDQIRLAQMISDSTSINKLDDKLAEKIKMVQDVTHKSEDEIMVALYDCQEDTERAINLLLERVDGDQGEWETISSKKKVKSNTSTSRGSNSNSDNTSNSREGRSEKEGGGREKGGKDKEPRDRDNKERDGNYRGRGRGGRAQLPPRMTKGRGRESDSSSRDRERNDQNNKWEGGESGRGRGRKAHDQTNGPSRRGGRGPRSYTNPKFGTFEQNDAFKPGDNVWTNPPDTSNDNNTWDGSAIATDSWTADDWSGDLAESKVFTPSPGQTSEIPNNSVQQPSAQPQQSPLSTNAQMPPSMPATMSVSSMAPSMGQSLAVQSSSMGQPQSMAATMQQQSSVMPSMQQRDVINSYSMEDSHTSSAPENFTRIDLAALFGKSTPHASNVTSQLTSGAPASMSDPMSSQRQSSNVFSQYGEIKPQPPISANDNKVNQMGMPPGQGVPGQEASANQQAQQRAQSQQASKPTKKRMPPPSTKIPLSAVEMPVSARGLGVLDVQFGAMDLEPSVDFGVSSMMAGVPPSSTSLQGSVPMPSSGQLPSAMPSYSMGESAAVTAPSHLSNYPNKQGDNYPSSAMNTLLTASTASPIPTTLEQRSIYGQAPQKQMAPEPIPMPNQNQVGFMNAQKASPTQQMDGKTDKLQSGPYHTPSMPLQLSSLGTHPTSLASNAMSQSPSGMQASTGLHSQMGLASHGNQQMRQTQNSYHPTSATAMTTTVHSQVSLPSGLSNMPHGYSGSNMNASSHPNSGMGANNLAQSNLGGSNLGTSNLGSSSLGGSALNSSSLGGSGHQTSGLSSHSTSGLSSSGGLTAGGLSSGPSTMSTQPSGLSSSVSGMSSSGHMTGTTVSNSMPSQSGAQVAQLSSNKLGGLDGRLNSSQHGMDHSHPTSSSLNSHSSMTSNASTSSLTTSSYNTVSGMSSGLTSVTSVGSSAFKSSLTSNKGPPNLPPGMPLFNPQYIMGHGILPVNPFQAAAAASHQSFYNYDDLQMQLSRMPIGYSYDPQQFPQPPTTMTGRDVTSHSTAQYSMTDQSKFTRGEAASPVGSSLSTQQQQQQQQTGQAGHHQTQQQATQQAAFMNPATVPPGYGYGGLPYYPSHGIIPPGLQYQPAVFPAVNTQVQPNNRSQAGTTPHSAFQQTAYGQHGSHSAYGAGYDDLNQSQDYTKGGYSTVSQSGAKGTGATAGRSSVSVTSASAVPADMTASSYTNKAHSQSYADKQGFHTGTPPPFNFPLASGNQGGPLTQATGYPHASFVPMMPHNTMLPHQLHSDGQGGSSQRSQGSTNPGKPVSKPPYGGSTYWGAN